A genomic stretch from Serratia entomophila includes:
- a CDS encoding fimbrial protein, whose amino-acid sequence MKTTPILTFIAVMLSGASLQAAENMSFRGTLLEHPPCEINGGQPIAIDFGDVGVNKVDGENYAQTFQIIYDCKGTSTDKILRYVGNATAFDPAAVQSNIPDFGIQLRHTSLQGVTSPFAVGSTLPIPAYVGSSTFIATPVKKASAELQDGAFTAGATLQLEYP is encoded by the coding sequence ATGAAGACAACGCCCATTCTCACGTTCATCGCGGTCATGCTGAGCGGCGCATCGCTGCAGGCGGCGGAAAATATGAGTTTCCGGGGGACATTGCTGGAGCATCCGCCCTGTGAAATCAATGGGGGGCAGCCGATAGCGATTGATTTTGGCGATGTCGGCGTCAATAAGGTTGATGGCGAGAATTACGCACAGACGTTCCAGATAATATATGACTGCAAGGGCACCAGTACCGACAAAATATTACGTTACGTCGGCAATGCCACCGCCTTTGATCCGGCGGCGGTGCAGAGCAATATTCCGGATTTTGGTATCCAACTCCGGCATACCTCTCTTCAAGGCGTAACCTCGCCGTTTGCCGTGGGGAGCACGTTGCCTATCCCCGCCTATGTGGGCTCATCGACATTTATCGCCACGCCGGTAAAGAAGGCGAGTGCTGAGCTGCAGGACGGCGCCTTTACCGCGGGTGCGACGTTGCAACTTGAATACCCGTAA
- a CDS encoding fimbrial protein has translation MTLNDRLVRRGLAGLLAALPLLAQASNSVTVTVKVTVVEQPPCVINNDRVIEVDFGDIIAPRVDGNQYLQTVDYSLECKGQMTNAMRLAIQGNPTPFDNTALQTNVADFGIAIRADGQPLPLNNWMNFTYPNKPVLQAVPVKRAGVTLPGGDFSAGATLMVHYQ, from the coding sequence ATGACGCTGAACGACCGGCTGGTCCGGCGTGGTCTGGCGGGCCTGCTGGCCGCCCTGCCGCTGCTGGCCCAGGCGTCGAACTCGGTCACGGTGACGGTGAAAGTCACCGTAGTTGAGCAGCCGCCGTGCGTTATCAATAACGACAGGGTAATTGAAGTGGACTTTGGTGACATTATCGCACCGCGGGTGGATGGCAACCAATATCTGCAAACGGTCGATTACAGCCTGGAGTGCAAGGGACAAATGACCAACGCGATGAGGCTGGCCATCCAGGGTAACCCCACCCCGTTTGATAACACGGCCCTGCAAACCAATGTGGCGGACTTCGGCATTGCGATACGGGCTGACGGTCAGCCGCTGCCGCTAAACAATTGGATGAATTTCACTTACCCGAACAAGCCTGTGTTGCAGGCGGTGCCGGTGAAACGAGCAGGGGTAACCTTGCCGGGCGGGGATTTTAGCGCCGGCGCCACGCTGATGGTGCATTACCAGTGA
- a CDS encoding fimbrial protein, which translates to MRIKNVTCALLLLGVSAHAPAAAPPSVNISYTGNLVTDPCTILPGDEEIQLDFGTVIDKYLYLNSRTLGQPFEIRLAECDLELGKTVKVTFTGTENTALPGLLAIDAASEATGIAIGLETLEAKPLWLNKESGDYPLQAGNSRIALKAYVRGEPKAITDKTIGRGPFSAVATFNLEYE; encoded by the coding sequence ATGCGTATCAAAAATGTGACCTGCGCCCTGCTGTTGCTGGGAGTCAGCGCTCATGCGCCGGCCGCGGCGCCGCCGTCGGTGAATATTTCGTATACCGGTAACCTGGTGACGGATCCCTGCACTATCTTGCCGGGGGATGAAGAAATCCAGCTGGATTTCGGTACGGTTATCGACAAATACCTGTACCTGAATAGCCGCACGCTGGGGCAGCCGTTTGAGATACGTCTGGCCGAGTGCGATCTGGAATTGGGCAAAACGGTAAAGGTCACCTTTACCGGCACGGAGAATACGGCGTTGCCGGGGCTACTGGCCATCGACGCGGCCAGCGAAGCAACGGGCATCGCGATAGGGCTGGAGACGCTGGAAGCGAAACCGCTGTGGCTCAATAAAGAGAGCGGCGACTATCCGCTGCAGGCGGGCAATAGCCGGATCGCGCTGAAGGCCTATGTGCGGGGAGAGCCGAAGGCGATAACGGACAAAACGATAGGGCGTGGGCCATTCAGCGCGGTGGCGACGTTCAACCTGGAATATGAGTAA
- a CDS encoding fimbria/pilus periplasmic chaperone produces the protein MTKHREQGSAAFVSKRSLSRAALAVALLGAVAQQQAQAAIALDRTRVVFDGGQRSVSLNVSNQNKQLPYLAQGWIEDEEGSKIQSPLTVLPPVQRIEPGKPSQVKIQALPAAKLLPQDRETVYYFNLREIPPKSNKPNTLQIALQTRIKLFYRPSGIAMEKNAPPPQEQLTLSRQGDSYLVNNPTPYYVTLVDAGNKKGGPGVKGFAPMMVPPKGSLPLTVSAASVGNSPVLTYVNDYGGRPQLSFSCSGATCAVVPEKKGG, from the coding sequence ATGACGAAACACAGAGAACAGGGCTCGGCGGCGTTCGTGAGCAAACGCAGCTTAAGCAGGGCGGCGTTGGCCGTCGCCCTGTTGGGCGCGGTGGCGCAGCAGCAGGCCCAGGCGGCGATCGCGCTGGATCGCACCCGAGTGGTGTTCGACGGCGGCCAGAGGTCGGTGAGCCTGAACGTCAGCAACCAGAACAAGCAGCTGCCATACCTGGCGCAGGGTTGGATTGAGGATGAGGAAGGCAGCAAGATCCAGAGCCCCCTGACGGTGTTGCCGCCGGTGCAGCGCATCGAGCCGGGCAAGCCGAGCCAGGTGAAAATCCAGGCGTTGCCGGCGGCGAAGCTGCTGCCGCAGGACCGTGAGACGGTCTATTACTTCAACCTGCGGGAGATCCCGCCAAAGAGCAATAAGCCGAATACGCTGCAGATTGCGCTGCAAACGCGCATCAAGCTGTTCTACCGGCCGTCGGGCATTGCGATGGAGAAGAACGCACCGCCGCCGCAGGAGCAGCTGACGCTGAGCCGGCAGGGCGACAGCTACCTGGTGAACAACCCGACGCCGTACTACGTCACCCTGGTGGATGCGGGTAACAAGAAAGGTGGTCCCGGCGTCAAAGGCTTCGCACCGATGATGGTGCCTCCGAAGGGCAGCCTGCCGCTGACGGTCAGCGCGGCCAGCGTGGGGAACAGCCCGGTACTGACCTACGTCAACGACTACGGCGGCCGCCCGCAGCTGAGTTTCAGCTGCAGCGGCGCTACGTGCGCGGTGGTGCCGGAGAAGAAAGGCGGGTAA
- a CDS encoding fimbrial protein, with product MAKNTGSKAQFVPWLSELRYYGTLGGLALMVPLTLGMTLWLLPSAQAVDNWNVDGANGTLYVHGALTESACRLEMTSARQDIALGETGTGRLQAVGSQGEPVRFELRLADCLRNSAGSRDLRRGGTVSADGQPAVTVSFRAVRDADNSQLVKAEGVSGLGLRLEDARGDDVRLGSRGAPLLLMPGQDTLTYRVIPERTPANLMAGSYRAVVDFHLSYD from the coding sequence ATGGCAAAGAACACGGGCAGCAAGGCGCAGTTCGTCCCCTGGCTCAGTGAGTTGCGTTATTACGGGACGCTGGGCGGGCTGGCGCTGATGGTGCCGCTGACCCTGGGGATGACGCTGTGGCTGCTGCCGTCGGCGCAGGCGGTGGACAACTGGAACGTCGACGGGGCGAATGGCACTTTGTATGTGCACGGTGCGCTGACGGAGAGCGCCTGCCGGCTGGAGATGACCAGCGCGCGCCAGGATATCGCGCTGGGCGAAACGGGTACGGGGCGGCTGCAGGCGGTCGGTTCCCAGGGCGAGCCGGTAAGGTTCGAGCTGCGTCTGGCGGACTGCCTGCGCAACTCGGCGGGCAGCCGCGACCTGCGCCGCGGCGGCACGGTCAGCGCGGACGGCCAGCCGGCAGTAACGGTGAGCTTTCGGGCCGTGCGCGATGCGGATAACTCGCAGCTGGTGAAGGCGGAGGGCGTTTCCGGGCTTGGATTGCGCCTGGAAGATGCGCGGGGCGACGATGTCCGGCTGGGCAGCCGCGGCGCGCCGCTGCTGCTGATGCCAGGGCAGGATACGCTGACCTATAGGGTTATCCCTGAACGGACGCCGGCGAATCTGATGGCGGGGAGCTATCGGGCCGTGGTGGACTTTCATCTGAGCTATGACTGA